From the Arctopsyche grandis isolate Sample6627 chromosome 11, ASM5162203v2, whole genome shotgun sequence genome, one window contains:
- the LOC143919058 gene encoding uncharacterized protein LOC143919058, whose translation MSSAENEEIEASTSQSHKGRNPTRDVEPIRDRSSSRIHQTRSQTQSIKTLAKENKVEVTMTSIELRYSGAFKRLQEKIDRISEINEGQYQFIEKAYDYLQKLHYEYLDNITDIEQADQIDEEFYIITMTIQNLKAALERQSIQDCKLKVEQATIKFARDKLPTLTIPTFQGDPSEWQSFQQAFKNIIGNKTEYSNVTKLQYLHQSLIGPALAAVSGLDISSDNYEIAWSILDKQYNLPRLNLKTRINSLCDLKLITRESHIELRNLLNQVTVCIKNIESLGYAREILDPWVTCLVIRKLPFNIVRDWEISLVSREMPPYESLETFLQNRCNVLQSTASVTTVKEFPHSRQRIMRTHVANKNPSSKVNACAFCRNNHFIGKCDKFKAKSSMERNEFVKSNNMCFKCLNSSHKITNCKSNYNCLRCKQNHHTLLHQDDTFSSNNTGRKSINAHSTYFSQREIILPTVQVDIITSNGTVVKGRTLLDSGSQVNYVTTSFAKKNNFKLEKISQKIVGIANQESSIRHITKVTIRSSTTNYSTKVLCLVLPEITGEIPTVKLDQQLISIPAGIKLSDPLWNKPTPIDLLLGAEICVHAMKAGTIQLGKGMPILKDTEFGWTIVGPYPEVNNAPGKSHIGLSQLDSHIQNFWMIDQVPMVKHQSLEEKRCEEHFQAHTSRDKNGRFCVALPYKNSPVVLGSSLHIAEKRHKTLERRFLANNNLKMEYNKVLEEYINLGHMSECEPPEAHEVHCYLPHHVVVKESSLTTKYRVVFDASAKTTSNISLNNILMVGPNVQSDLLSLLLNFRLHKYVITADIKQMYRQIQIAEKNKNVQRIIWRTDPQSKFKHYKLNTVTFGTASAPFLATRCLNQLAEENRNKYPIASKVIERDFYVDDLLTGTNTIEAGKLLKVQLETILLSAGMPLSKWTSNNSDIITDVKADDCSDFNFSNESHKTLGLFWKPREDVFVFKVQTEVETENITKRNFLSVISQIFDPLGLLSPLLINYKILMQSVWQQTIGWDEFIPQTIFKKWKDCQLSNTVMKLYKIPRLIILNNVINIQAHGFCDASEKAYGACIYVKCTDQLGNSKCHLVCSRSRVAPLSFVTIPRLELCSAMLLSKLMKSTIDQLTIHINEKYYWTDSTVALHWIRGESCKWTTFVANRVAEIQSISQPIEWYHVSSTDNPADLISRGTQPSELNHNSLWWDGPSWLKLDESRWPRRPPEITIDLPERRVVTNATLVRENNWIDKHSHLPRLLRVLSYVRRPLRNKQLNVKENNEPSALELKDALNNLIRLSQMESFPLEYRLLSKGHPIPSSSKLAKLSPLFHENLICVGSRLPLGTTLSTSPIILSNKHKLTHMIVRDAHLKYIHLGTQALLSLLRQTYWPLAGHNTVKGVVRSCVICFRNKPLSHNRLMGLLPLERTTANFPFSHVGIDFAGPFPVKSGCNKNSKIIKGYVCVFVCFSSKAVHLELVGDLTSSNFLNCLRRFVARRGRPNTIYSDNATNFVGASRELVNLVKLIYERPHEEKLLRYVASEGIRWKFNPPRAPHMGGLWEAAVKSMKIHLNKVLKATTLNFESFCTVLTQIEACMNSRPLSPLSSDPLDLLPLTPGHFLIGRSLLALPMEVKYNTNVHANLLQIQLTTAAFWKRWSAEYLHSLQLRHKWKKDSSNNLSVGQMVLLKEEHMLPTRWVLGRVTKLYPGPDGRVRVVDVFTASGEFRRSSHLVAPLPILPQGPLDRKEDQQEGGETAASIPSTSVA comes from the coding sequence atgtcaagtgctgaaaacgaggaaatagaagcttcgacttcccagtcgcataaaggtcgaaatccaactagggacgtagaacctattagagacaggtcaagctctagaatacatcagactcgaagtcagactcaatcgataaaaacattagcgaaagaaaataaagtagaagttacaatgacgtcaatagaattaaggtattcgggcgcgtttaaaagactacaggagaaaatagacagaatctccgaaataaatgaaggacagtatcaatttattgaaaaagcatacgactatctccaaaaactccattatgagtatttagacaacatcacagatatagagcaggcggatcaaatagacgaagagttctacataatcacaatgacaattcaaaatcttaaagcagcattagagagacaatccattcaagattgtaaactgaaggtagagcaagcaacaattaaatttgctagagataagttaccgacgttaaccattcccacatttcagggagatccatctgaatggcaatcgtttcaacaagcttttaagaatataataggaaacaaaacggaatattcgaatgtcacgaaattgcaatatttgcatcaatccttaatcggtcccgctttggcagctgtatcaggtttagatattagctcagacaattacgaaatagcttggagtattttagacaagcaatataatttaccaagacttaatctcaaaactaggattaattcactttgtgacttaaaattaatcacaagagaatcacatatcgaattgagaaatctattgaatcaggtaacagtgtgtattaaaaacattgaatcgttgggttacgcgagagaaattttagatccatgggtaacatgtttagttataaggaaattaccttttaatatagtaagagactgggaaatatcgctggttagcagagaaatgccaccatatgaaagtttagagacattcttgcagaatagatgtaatgtattacaatctactgcatctgtaactacggtgaaggaattccctcatagtcgtcaaagaatcatgagaactcatgtcgcgaacaaaaacccatcaagtaaggtaaacgcatgcgcattctgtcgaaataatcatttcataggcaaatgtgataaattcaaagcaaaatccagtatggaaagaaatgaattcgttaaatctaataacatgtgttttaaatgtttaaattcatcgcataagataacaaattgcaagtctaactataattgcttaaggtgcaaacaaaaccatcacactttgttgcatcaggacgatacatttagttccaataatacgggaaggaagtcaattaatgctcattctacttatttctctcaaagggagataattttaccgacggtacaagtagacattataacgtccaatggaacggtcgttaagggtcgcacattattagattccggctcacaagtcaactatgttaccacatctttcgctaagaagaataacttcaaattagagaaaatctctcaaaaaattgtaggtatcgctaatcaagaaagtagcattcgtcacatcaccaaggtgaccataaggtcttcaaccactaattactcaaccaaagtgttgtgtttggtattaccagaaattactggcgaaattccaactgtgaaactggatcaacagttaatttcaataccagcgggaatcaagttatcagatcccctttggaataaaccgacgccaatcgatttattgctcggcgccgagatttgcgttcatgctatgaaagcaggaaccatccagttaggaaaaggtatgcctatcttaaaggataccgaattcggatggacaatagttggtccatatcccgaagtaaataatgctccagggaagagccacataggcttaagtcaattagacagtcacattcaaaacttttggatgatagaccaggttcctatggtaaagcatcaatctcttgaggagaaaagatgtgaggaacatttccaagcacacacatcacgagataaaaacggtagattttgtgtagctttaccatataaaaattccccggtagtattaggaagttcattgcacattgcggagaaaagacacaaaactttggaaagacgttttttagccaataataatttaaaaatggaatacaataaagttttagaagagtacataaatttaggacatatgtcagagtgtgaacctccggaggcacatgaggttcattgttatttacctcatcacgtcgtggttaaggagtctagccttaccactaaatatcgtgtagtttttgatgcgtccgcaaagacaacgtctaatatctcactaaataatattttgatggtgggacctaatgtccaatcagatttgttaagtttactactcaactttcgactccataaatacgtgattactgcggatattaagcagatgtaccgacagattcaaatagcagagaaaaataaaaatgtacaacgaatcatttggcgaacagatccccagagtaaattcaagcattacaagcttaatacagtaacattcggaactgcttcagccccatttttagctactagatgtctaaatcagttagcagaggagaatagaaacaaatatcccatcgctagtaaagtgatcgaacgtgatttttatgttgatgatttgctcacgggaactaatactattgaagctggtaaattattaaaggttcaactggaaaccatattattatcagccggtatgcccttaagcaaatggacatcgaacaactccgatataatcacggatgttaaagctgacgattgttcagattttaacttctctaacgaatcacacaaaactttaggtttattttggaaaccgcgggaagacgtttttgtatttaaggttcaaaccgaagtcgagactgaaaatataacaaaaagaaactttttatcagtaattagtcagatcttcgacccattaggactattatctccattgttaattaattataagatattaatgcaatctgtctggcaacaaaccattggttgggatgaattcattcctcagacaatcttcaaaaaatggaaagattgtcaattatccaatacagtcatgaaactttataaaattcctagattgataatactaaataatgtcattaatatacaggcacacggattttgtgacgcatccgagaaagcttatggtgcttgtatttatgtaaaatgtactgatcaattgggaaattccaaatgtcatcttgtgtgttctcgttcgagagtcgctccgctcagttttgtaactattccgcgtttagagctgtgctccgctatgttattatcaaagttaatgaagtcaacaatagaccaattaacaattcatattaatgaaaaatattattggacggattcaaccgtcgcattgcattggattagaggagagtcatgtaaatggaccaccttcgttgccaatcgagtggccgaaatccaatcaatatctcaacccattgagtggtaccatgtctcctctacagacaatccagcagatttaatttctcgagggactcaaccatcagaattaaatcataattcgttatggtgggacggccctagttggttgaaattagacgaatcacgatggcctcgaagacctcctgagatcacaatagatcttccagagagaagggtagtcactaacgctacccttgtgagggaaaataattggatagataaacattctcatcttccaagactccttcgagttttatcatatgttcgtcggccactaaggaataaacaattaaacgttaaagaaaataacgaaccgtccgctttagaattaaaggatgctttaaataatttgataaggttatcgcaaatggaatcatttccattggaatatcgtttgctgagcaagggacatccaattcccagtagcagtaaattagctaaattgtcccctctattccatgagaatttaatttgtgttggaagtagacttcctctgggaacaactctatcaacgtcacccattatcttgtcaaataagcataaacttacacacatgattgtccgagatgcgcacttgaaatatattcacttgggtactcaagccttactgtcgttattgcggcagacctattggccattggccggacataatactgtcaaaggagtggtgcgttcatgtgtcatttgtttcagaaataaaccactgtcacacaatagattaatgggattgctcccgcttgaacgtaccactgcgaattttcctttcagtcatgtggggatagatttcgcaggaccttttcctgtgaagagtggttgcaataagaattctaagataattaagggttacgtttgtgtctttgtgtgtttttccagtaaggcagttcacttggaacttgtcggagacttaacgagttcaaatttcttaaattgtttaagaagattcgtagccagacgtggcaggcccaatacgatatattccgacaatgctactaattttgtcggtgcaagtcgtgaactcgttaatttagtaaaattaatttacgaacgtcctcatgaggagaagctactacggtatgtagcctccgaagggattcgttggaagtttaacccgccaagggcgcctcacatgggagggctgtgggaagcagcggttaaatccatgaagattcatttaaacaaggtgttaaaggccaccaccttaaatttcgaatcattttgtacggtattgactcaaatagaagcttgcatgaattcccgtcctcttagtcccttgtcttcggatccactagaccttttacccctcacacctggacatttcttaattggcagatccttactcgctcttccaatggaggttaaatataacactaatgtccatgccaatctgcttcagatacaattgaccacagcagcattttggaaacgttggtcggcggaatatttacattctttgcagttacgacacaaatggaagaaggactcgagcaacaatctgagtgtgggtcaaatggtcctgttaaaggaggaacacatgctgccaacccgatgggtcttgggtcgagtcactaaattgtatcccggaccagatggcagagttcgagtcgtcgacgtctttactgccagcggagagtttcgtcggtccagtcatctagtggcgccattgccgattctaccacaaggaccacttgacaggaaggaagatcagcaagagggaggagaaacagcagcttcaattccgtcaacttcggtagcttag